In the genome of Armatimonadota bacterium, one region contains:
- a CDS encoding succinylglutamate desuccinylase/aspartoacylase family protein produces MGKSSKEIANSIYCTDSLIYTSVEGRPIEVLIFGAGPNTILLMAGVHGDEKSGVRLVRQIIRKIKKRDLYSLTNRIVVMPLVNPDGYKAGTRRNARGIDINRNFPTRDFSGGEGAPGGTKPASEPETKAIIDVVSRFKPSIIITLHSSLNCINYNGDSAIEIANQMSEICGLEVKDDIGYPCPGSMGTYYGWERELPVITLELPPDSSDLKPIEQAIFNVLKL; encoded by the coding sequence ATGGGGAAAAGTAGTAAAGAAATCGCAAATTCCATCTATTGCACCGATTCACTAATTTACACCTCAGTCGAAGGTCGCCCAATAGAAGTACTTATTTTCGGCGCTGGTCCAAATACCATTCTGCTAATGGCAGGGGTCCATGGTGACGAGAAGTCCGGCGTCCGATTGGTCAGACAAATAATCAGAAAAATCAAGAAACGTGACCTATATTCTCTGACCAATCGCATCGTCGTAATGCCGCTAGTTAATCCTGACGGCTATAAAGCAGGGACTCGCAGAAATGCAAGAGGAATAGACATCAACCGCAACTTTCCTACTAGGGACTTTAGCGGCGGAGAAGGTGCCCCTGGAGGAACAAAACCTGCGTCTGAACCCGAAACCAAAGCAATAATTGACGTTGTATCCCGCTTCAAGCCAAGCATTATTATTACGCTTCATAGTTCACTTAATTGCATTAATTATAATGGCGACTCGGCAATTGAAATCGCTAATCAGATGTCGGAAATCTGTGGGCTTGAAGTTAAGGATGACATTGGTTACCCATGCCCAGGGTCCATGGGAACTTACTATGGTTGGGAACGAGAACTGCCTGTCATTACCCTCGAACTTCCACCCGACAGCTCAGACTTGAAGCCAATCGAGCAAGCAATATTTAATGTGCTCAAACTGTAG